A single Ktedonobacteraceae bacterium DNA region contains:
- the dnaB gene encoding replicative DNA helicase — protein MEKLLPQNIEAEAGVLGSIIIDPEAIVQVSDFLRSEDFYRDAHRTIYEVILRLYEEHSPADFITICDELERLNKLEEVGGASYITSLVNQVPTSGNVEYYGRIVERTSILRRLIHAAGQIAAIAYEEGDADVALDKAEQLIFEISQGHARTDFSHVRDVLSDYMNKLDQLHERRGTIVGVPTGFTDLDRLTGGLQKSDLIVLAARPGVGKSSLALSLAHNAAIKHQISIAIFSLEMSKEQLAQRLLSMDASIDQQRLRTGWIEEDEWERIVYAVDTLSEANIWIDDTAGISTMEMRSKARRLQAEHGVDLIIVDYLQLMQATIGGKRNENRVQEISEISRSLKGLARELNIPILALAQLSRAVESRQSKVPQLSDLRESGSIEQDSDIVMFIYRDDVYNPESERKNIADIIIAKHRNGPVGEISLFFQASQTRFRDLELNSAAE, from the coding sequence GTGGAGAAGCTGTTACCGCAAAACATAGAGGCCGAGGCCGGTGTACTCGGTAGCATTATCATAGACCCTGAGGCTATCGTGCAGGTGTCGGATTTCCTGCGGTCCGAGGATTTCTATCGTGATGCTCACCGTACCATCTATGAGGTGATTCTCCGGCTATATGAAGAACATTCGCCTGCCGATTTCATCACCATTTGTGATGAGTTAGAGCGCCTGAATAAGCTCGAGGAGGTGGGAGGAGCCAGCTATATCACATCGCTGGTCAACCAGGTGCCGACGAGCGGCAATGTCGAATACTACGGGCGCATCGTAGAGCGCACCTCTATTTTACGCCGCCTGATCCACGCCGCCGGTCAGATTGCCGCCATCGCTTATGAAGAGGGCGATGCCGATGTCGCCCTGGACAAGGCCGAGCAACTGATTTTCGAAATCAGCCAGGGTCATGCCCGCACGGACTTCTCGCACGTGCGCGACGTGCTTTCCGACTATATGAATAAGCTGGACCAGTTGCATGAAAGGCGCGGAACCATAGTTGGCGTTCCCACCGGTTTCACCGACCTTGACCGCTTGACGGGAGGCTTGCAGAAGTCGGATTTGATTGTGCTGGCCGCGAGGCCTGGAGTCGGTAAATCTAGCCTGGCCTTGAGCCTGGCGCACAATGCCGCCATCAAGCATCAAATCTCCATTGCCATTTTTAGCCTTGAGATGAGTAAGGAGCAGCTGGCGCAGCGCCTGCTGTCGATGGATGCATCGATAGACCAGCAGCGCCTGCGCACGGGCTGGATCGAGGAAGACGAGTGGGAACGCATCGTGTATGCCGTGGATACGCTTTCGGAGGCCAACATCTGGATCGATGACACGGCGGGTATCTCCACGATGGAGATGCGCAGCAAGGCACGGCGCTTGCAGGCCGAGCATGGCGTCGACCTGATAATCGTGGATTACTTGCAACTGATGCAGGCGACAATTGGCGGCAAGCGCAACGAGAACCGCGTGCAGGAGATTTCGGAGATCAGTCGCAGCCTGAAAGGTCTGGCGCGCGAGCTGAACATACCGATCCTGGCGCTGGCGCAATTATCGCGCGCGGTGGAGAGCAGGCAATCGAAGGTACCGCAATTGTCAGATTTGAGAGAATCCGGATCAATCGAGCAAGACTCGGATATCGTCATGTTTATTTATCGCGACGACGTGTATAACCCTGAATCTGAACGCAAAAATATTGCCGATATTATTATCGCAAAACATCGCAATGGACCGGTTGGGGAGATCAGTCTATTCTTTCAAGCAAGCCAGACGCGCTTTCGCGACCTGGAACTCAATTCAGCAGCGGAATAA
- a CDS encoding DnaD domain protein yields the protein MTQFAGFPSGKNPYVPVPEVFFTVLAPEIEDTAELKVTLHLFWLLAQKQGNPRCVSDRELMADKILLRSLKRKGDPRPAEERLRQGLEAAVARGTILRIHLKLLSESNDQEEIIGWYFFNTARSRKVVAELQGGEIVPASLLDIEREPQVEQETAVVQIGKSTVSRNYGAKQHIQVQIERPNIFVLYEQNIGLLSPLIADELQDAADHYPADWIEAAFREAVQHNKRKWSYIRAILRRWETEGRQAWNA from the coding sequence ATGACACAATTTGCCGGATTCCCTTCGGGGAAAAATCCATATGTGCCGGTGCCGGAAGTCTTCTTTACCGTTCTGGCGCCGGAGATCGAGGATACAGCTGAACTGAAGGTGACGCTGCACCTCTTCTGGCTGCTGGCACAAAAGCAGGGCAACCCGCGCTGCGTCAGCGACCGCGAATTGATGGCCGACAAAATATTGCTGCGCAGCCTCAAACGCAAGGGAGATCCGCGTCCAGCGGAGGAACGCCTGCGCCAGGGATTGGAGGCGGCAGTTGCGCGCGGCACCATTTTGCGGATACACTTAAAACTATTGAGTGAAAGCAACGACCAGGAAGAAATCATTGGCTGGTATTTCTTCAACACGGCCCGCAGCCGCAAAGTGGTAGCGGAGCTGCAAGGAGGTGAGATTGTGCCCGCCAGCCTGCTGGATATTGAAAGGGAGCCGCAGGTCGAGCAGGAAACGGCGGTAGTTCAAATAGGCAAATCGACAGTTTCAAGAAATTATGGCGCAAAGCAGCATATACAGGTACAAATTGAGCGCCCCAATATATTTGTATTATACGAGCAGAATATCGGTTTACTCTCTCCTTTGATCGCGGATGAACTGCAGGATGCTGCCGACCATTATCCGGCAGATTGGATCGAAGCGGCATTTCGCGAGGCTGTACAACATAATAAGCGCAAATGGAGTTATATTCGCGCCATTCTGAGGCGCTGGGAAACGGAGGGCAGGCAAGCATGGAACGCCTGA
- a CDS encoding ATP-binding protein → MERLNEILAKTTHPRTQNGEQPPASPAPSQGQRPGAPPRRPIREQTARLGPLSRTPRPRESYQESATSRDRMEIEAGRSWSLQQEQPRTSYSPYSRQRALTSEADGIAPYQQQASHAAYDVQRSSPRTDGARSLQDEQFVPGRNQGYSYRIQADVQDEWEDDTADMRYGDWENDANDEALPPLPRDASVTAQIVPASSRAAARIVQTFPEGARQLVTRELRSLPDAEPPLPVQRSQYTTRDLREVQMQMGNVPASPSFAEEPRRSHRFTQPLNQQRLARLSQHISADGSRVSQPAHQGALPEPATPLIPAPYTPGGGVCPVCKGAGYLRADVPYGHPNFGKPIACKCKEIERKEKRRRQLQDISNLGDLRDKTFQNFRPNVSRSVQVAYQIALEYARNPDGWLVLIGKVGCGKTHLAAAIANQSLEDGAVVLFKTVSDLLDHLRTTYMPNATEVYDHLFSKMREAELLVLDDLGAQQSSPWANEKLFQLFNYRYNSRFPTVITTNNAGLQGIDERIRSRMMDTSLVTTVTFDGAYDYRLRNPRRE, encoded by the coding sequence ATGGAACGCCTGAACGAAATCTTAGCAAAAACAACACATCCACGCACACAAAATGGGGAACAACCACCGGCTTCCCCCGCACCCTCACAAGGCCAGCGCCCCGGAGCGCCGCCGCGCCGTCCCATACGCGAGCAGACTGCTCGCCTGGGACCGCTTTCACGTACGCCCCGCCCGCGCGAATCGTACCAGGAATCAGCTACTTCAAGGGACAGGATGGAGATAGAAGCAGGCCGTTCCTGGTCGCTCCAACAGGAGCAGCCGCGAACATCGTATTCTCCCTATTCCCGGCAGCGCGCATTAACGAGTGAAGCGGATGGAATAGCGCCCTACCAGCAGCAGGCATCTCACGCGGCATACGATGTCCAGCGTTCATCCCCCAGAACGGATGGAGCAAGGTCGCTACAAGATGAGCAGTTCGTTCCAGGCAGGAATCAGGGCTACTCGTATAGAATCCAGGCAGATGTGCAGGATGAGTGGGAAGATGATACGGCGGATATGCGTTACGGCGATTGGGAAAACGATGCCAATGACGAAGCGTTGCCGCCGCTGCCACGCGATGCCAGCGTAACCGCGCAGATCGTTCCTGCTAGCAGCAGGGCGGCGGCCAGAATAGTGCAAACCTTTCCAGAGGGCGCCCGTCAACTCGTAACGCGAGAGTTGCGTTCGCTGCCTGATGCGGAGCCACCCTTGCCGGTGCAGCGCTCGCAATATACCACGCGCGACCTGCGCGAAGTTCAAATGCAGATGGGAAATGTTCCCGCGTCGCCCTCGTTCGCGGAAGAACCGCGGCGTTCGCACCGTTTTACGCAGCCGCTGAATCAGCAACGTCTCGCGCGTTTGAGCCAGCATATCTCGGCGGATGGCTCCCGCGTGTCCCAACCTGCGCATCAAGGGGCCTTACCGGAGCCGGCAACTCCACTTATTCCCGCGCCCTACACGCCGGGAGGGGGAGTATGCCCGGTCTGCAAGGGCGCGGGATATTTGCGGGCCGATGTTCCTTATGGGCACCCCAATTTCGGCAAACCCATTGCCTGTAAGTGCAAGGAGATCGAACGCAAAGAGAAGCGGCGACGCCAGTTGCAAGATATATCCAATCTTGGCGATCTGCGCGATAAGACTTTCCAGAACTTCCGGCCCAACGTTTCGCGTTCAGTGCAGGTGGCCTATCAAATCGCGCTGGAATACGCGCGCAATCCCGACGGCTGGCTGGTGTTGATCGGCAAGGTAGGTTGTGGCAAGACGCACCTGGCGGCTGCCATCGCCAATCAAAGTCTCGAGGATGGCGCGGTCGTTCTCTTCAAGACGGTCAGCGACCTGCTCGATCACCTGCGCACGACCTATATGCCCAACGCAACCGAGGTCTATGACCATCTCTTTTCTAAGATGCGCGAAGCGGAATTGCTCGTCCTCGATGATCTGGGAGCGCAGCAAAGCTCGCCCTGGGCCAACGAGAAGCTCTTCCAGTTGTTCAACTACCGCTACAACTCGCGCTTCCCGACCGTCATCACGACCAACAACGCTGGCCTGCAAGGCATCGATGAGCGCATCCGTTCGCGTATGATGGATACCAGCCTGGTAACAACCGTCACTTTTGATGGGGCATACGATTATCGGCTGCGCAATCCTCGCAGGGAGTAG